One window of Chryseobacterium indologenes genomic DNA carries:
- the tssD gene encoding type VI secretion system tube protein TssD, whose translation MAERNSRGILKFNNGEGQKLLKLNYSVSRSTDVSGRVASDPSNALIKITVEATEKSDILESLLNGKYKPTVGEITFNKSHEEGTLTTLKWNNGYVIQHEVDFDAVDDNSMYISFVVSAEQIDLGNSSYFGAWPS comes from the coding sequence ATGGCAGAAAGAAATTCAAGAGGAATTTTAAAATTCAACAACGGTGAAGGACAAAAGTTATTAAAGCTTAACTACAGCGTATCAAGATCTACAGACGTTTCAGGACGTGTAGCATCAGATCCTTCCAATGCGCTTATCAAAATCACGGTAGAAGCTACTGAAAAATCAGACATTCTGGAAAGTTTACTGAATGGAAAATATAAGCCTACAGTAGGTGAGATCACTTTCAATAAGTCTCACGAAGAAGGAACATTAACAACACTGAAGTGGAACAACGGGTATGTAATTCAGCATGAAGTAGATTTCGATGCTGTAGATGATAACAGTATGTACATCAGCTTTGTGGTAAGTGCAGAACAGATAGATCTGGGGAATTCTTCTTACTTTGGAGCATGGCCTTCTTAA